The Laspinema palackyanum D2c genome segment TCATTGACATTGATGCGATCGTCCCAAGCGAGAATAAATGTATCTTCTGCACTAGAACTAAATTGACCGTGGGTGGCGATATGAACGACGGGAAAAGGAGTTTTTAAAAGCTGTTGTTGTAAGGTATCGCGGGTAAATCCGTCATCAATGAGGACGATGCCGGAGAGTGCAGCATTGATTTGTTCAACTTCGATCGCCACATTCGGCAGTTGTGCGAAGCCAAATCGTTCTTCCGTTAAACCGGCAGTTAGGGCTTTTAAACTTTGTCGTTTTAAGGGTTGAGGTTTGTTAAGTTTGAGTCCCGGACTCACGGCGACGCTGTATTTTTCCAACAAAAATTGTTCCCCGTCATATAAGGCAGCCATTGGAATATTTCTAAACAGTCCATCGGGAACAAAGACTAACGTTTTAATGCCACTGTTAGCTAAAGTGTCTTGAATTGGGGCAATTAACCAGTTGTAAACGGTGTTGGCATGAACCCGATATTGCCGAGAAGTGCGAGTTACCAAGCTTCTTCTGAGGGTGATGAGAGTTTGTTCGATTTCTTCTTTGGGTAAGGGGGTGGAATAATGCTGTAACGGTTGATTGGGGAGAGAAACGATCACTTCTAAGCGATCGCCCAAAACGATGGGATAGACGATCGCCGCTGTGAGATCCACCTGTTGTTTATCCAGTTCCACCGCGTTGCTATCCACACAAGCATCGCGAAAAAAGTTATCCAGTTCTGCTAATTTCAAAGATTCGATCGCCTGTAATGCTTTCTGAAGGTTTTCCTGGGAAACCCCCTGACTGGATGTGCGATTAACAGGAGTTGAGGATACGTCTAACAGCAACGCCACTAACTCGCGATAAACAGGTTCGACACTATCGCGAAAAGAAAATTGCACTTCCCGATTGGTGGTGACTAAATCTAGGCGCAAAGACTCCAGAGAGTTAACCGCTTGAGAATAGGCAATCACAGCCCCTGGGCGATCGCCTTGGGCCAGGAGTACGCGCCCCAGTTGCCATTGCCAGCGATAAGCAATATCCACCGCATTGATATATTCCGCCAACTCTAACGCCTGTTGGGTGAGAATTTGGGCTTGCTGCCACTGCCCATCGCGTTCGTATAATTCCCCCAAATTCCCTAATGCATAAGATTCAGCGCGGCGATCGCCTATACTTTTGGCCTGTTGGACCGCTGTTCCTAAGAGTTTAGCCGCTTCGGGTAGGACCGAACTCAGAGATGATTTCCCCTCATGCCATTGTAGCCAAGTTTGTGCGAACTTAATTCGAGCATACACCGCCATCCGACTCGGAGGCAACGCCTCGATTTGGGCTTGGATTTGCGGAATCCAGCTTTGAATCAGGGGTTCAGAGGCAGAATCGCTCAGAATTAGGGGATTTTCAACTAACAGAGAGAGGGCATTGAGACGGGCTTGGACCTGGGTATCTGCTGATTCTGCGTTAGCTGCGGCTTGTTGATACAAGACTAAAGCTGAGTCTACATTTTGGCGGGCGCGAACCGTATTCCCTAACGCGATCGCACTTTCACTCATGGCCCCTGGGGACTGTAACCGTTGGGCAGTCTGTAAACTCTCCCATAAGACCTCCTCAGACTGTTCTAAATCCCCCACCAGGCGTAAGGCATTTCCCAACGCGAGTAAAGCGGTTACTTTGGTATCAGAATCAGTTTCCTGGCCTAACCGGGCTTGGAGTTGTTCTAAGCGAGTCAGCGATCGCCTATACAATCCTAATGCCTGTAAAGCCCGGGCTTGATTAATCATCGCCCGATATTCCCCAGACTTTTCCCCCGCTTGGCGGTAGGCATCTGCCGCTTGTTCCCAAGTTGTCACTGCCGCTTCCGTTTGTCCGAGAGTAAATTCCAATCCGCCTCGGGTATTGAGGACTTGGGCGAGGACCCGCATAGACGAGGGAGAGTCCGACTCACGTTCAATCAAAGCGAGACTTTGAGCGATCGCCGCTTTTGCCTCCTCCCACTCTCCCAATTCCTGCAACGCTGCCGAAAGATTACTCAAAGCAACCGCTTGCTGTAAGCGATTCCCTTCCCCACCGCTGCGATTCGCTGCCGTTTCCCAAATCGCTGCTGCTGCGGAAAACTCCCCGGATTGATAAAGTTGACGCCCTTGTTCAACTAATTCTTCCGCAGTTTGGGCGATCGCACCCAAAGGTAAAGCTAACCAAAACAGACCAACAGATAACAGCAATCCCTGCTTAACGTGCAATAAAGACTTATCTTGGGGGTGTCGCATTTTCATAAACAACTTGGGAGAACTGGACCGTGAAAAATTCTGTATTTTAAATTAGGGGCCTTCAACTCACCAGTTCGTCTATGAACAGGATGACCTATGGACTGGGTTTATTGCCGGTCCATTTTTTTGAGGCCCCCACGAACCACCCCCGAGGGGTTATCCAGAACTTTTCACTGTCCAGTTTACCAGCATGACTTATGGACTGGGTTTATGCCGGTCCATTTTTTTGAGGCCCCCACGAACCACCCCCGAGGGGTTATCCAGAACTTTTCACTGTCCAGGTGCTATTTTAAGTCGTAAAATTCCTCTCCCCCATCAAAACCCCGCAGACCGATTTATTGCCACTACAGCCATTTACTATGAGTTAAACTTAGCTACAGTTGATGCTCAACTTAAAGGCTATTTATGGCTCCAAATACTTAGTTGAGTAAGTCATGAACGGGGCATTTAAAAACCGGGGTTCTTCTCGTAATCTGTCAAAAATTTGGGCAAGAAACATGAGAAACTGGGTTCTTTCCTTGTGAATGGAAGAGATGGCTGCTACCAGCACAATCAATCCAAAAATTATTTAAACCAAGGGTCGCCAGATGTTTTTCCGCAAGCTTTTATATCGACTCGATATGTTGTTCCCTTGTATTTAAATTTTTTTCTTGCTTCCTCAATATCATAATTTCCGCTTGGGGTATAGCCTAAACCCGCCTTGGCTTCTAACCATTTTATTACTTGGTCAATTGCATAATTAAACTCTCCATGTGCGTCATTCTTTAAAGCACTCTTTCCTTCTCTTCTAAGTTTTTCAACAACTTCGATTGCCTCTTTTGCGGTAGGAGGTTTATCATAGTAAAATCCGTTTGCAAAGGCAGATTCTACGGTTTTTTTGCCTGTTTGTAGAGCGCAATTAAAACGATAAGGATTTTCTTCAACTGGTTTTGATGAATTTAATTCTTCTAATTCTTTCTGTATCATAAGTGCATCTTGAGATTTAGTTTTTTTCAAATAAATTTGTTCATATTCTTTTCCTTTTCTATCATTTTTAATCCTTACAGCTTGGGCAGATGTATCCAACATAATATGATAATGGCCTGGTTTGGCCCCAATTTTCTTAAGAATTTGAGAATCTTCTGACAAAAAACGAATTATCCAAGAATTTTTCATGTTTTTAATTATTAACTAATTTCAGGTATTGTTTAGCGTATATTAGTGAAGCATTAACGTATTTTTATTATATTAATGCTTCACAAAGCATTTCCAAGAATTCTTCAATTTCATCCTCAGTTAAGATGTCTTCTAATAAAGCATCAGGATTTTGGCGGAGTTTCATCAGGATTCGCTTGCGGATGTCTAAATCTTCTTTGTTTTTTGTATTTTGAATAACTTGCTCGATTTGGTCTTCGTATTCATCTAATAATTGATTGGATTCTTTTTGACGAAGACTGTCTTTTGATGGTCTTCCTGATGGTTTTGGCAGATCGGGAAGCTTGATTCCTGTACCAAGCAGTAAGTCACCAATCGCAATAAACAGTCCAAATGTTAGCCATGATACGGTAAACATACTCACCCAGGGAAATAAGTACCAATACCACCCAGGATAATACAGTTCTTCTCTACGGATTGAACTTATTGCTACTCCAATTAACCCCCATAAACACATTGCGATTGGCGAAATAAGTAGAATTAGTAAAAAATCTTTTCCTGGATCGGTGCTTCCTGTAGTTACTGTAGCAATATTCAGACCATTCAAAATAGCTGCAATGAAACCCAAGGCGAAACCCTGAGTAATCCAGCTTGTAACAACTCTGGCTGAAAATTTACATCCCTCAGTCAACGGACCAGGAGTGATCCAAGTAAGAATTTTTTCCATTGTTATGACTTAGCTTCAATAAGAATAATCTCAGGCAGCCGTTTGAATAGTTAAACTTGCTGTCATTATTCATTACATAAAAAAGCTTTGTCAAGAACAAAATTGTTCTATTTTGCCGCAAAATTTTACCCCAGGTTACTCAAATTTATCTAAATTTGGACAAAAATGTACCAAAATGTCTAAAAATGTGCTATAGTACACAAAACTCTCCCCGATCCCTAGCCATGAGAAATCTTAAGGAAATTTTAAATCTCGCGGATGAGATAGTCTTTACTCAAACAGGGCAGCACCTCGACGATTTACAAGCAGCGATATTGCAAGGGACTCTGGAACGGAAGGGATATAAAGAAATTGCCAAAGATTTTGGTTATTCTGACAGTAGTGTGAGAAATACGGGAGCAGAATTATGGCGGATACTTTCTGAGGAGTTGGGGGAAGAGATAAATAAGTCCAATTTTTTATCGACTATGGAGAGGTTGCAAAATTCTAATGTTTTTGCACATAATGTTACTGCACATAATGTTACAGATAGTTTTAACATCTGTGGATCAGCGAAATATTCCCCAGAGATTCCCAATTTCTCACAATTTACTAATCAAGAAACATCTAACTCAGAACCATCTCAAACCCCACATCAAGATTTAAGTGAAATGCCAGAGTTAGGTGCTTTTTATAATCGTACTTCTGAACTGGAAACCCTGAAAACCTGGATTTTAGAACAACGTTGTCACCTGATGACAATCACGGGTATTAGCGGCATTGGCAAAACCACCTTAGCGGTGCAACTGGTTCACCAAATCAAAGATGAATTTGAATATGTTTTGTGGTACAGTTTAGCACCATCCCCGACTTTTGCTGAATTTCAAAAACAATTAATTCAGTTTTTCTCTGAGTCAGAAACCGTCGATTTATCTAGGAATAATCGCCAAACCTTATCGCTAATTAAGTATTTGCAAAAATATCGCTGTTTGGTTGTTTTAGATGATGTTCACCACCTTTTCAGTAGTGGTGAATTAGCGGGAAAATATCAACCCGGTTATGAAGAATATCGCTTATTTTTCAAACAAGTCGAACAACTCTCCCATCAAAGTTGTTTGCTGTTAATCGGTTGGGAACCGGCAGTTGTCCTCCCTAAAGTTTCTCCCCAAAAAACGGCCATTTTTGCATTACAACTTACGGGCTTAGATATGACGGCTACAGAAGCAATTCTCAGAGATTACGGATTATCAGAAATGGAGAAATATTCGGCCTTAATTCCCCATTATCAAGGCAACCCTTTGTGGTTACAAAGTGTTGCCCTACAAATTCAGGAGTTGGGGGAATCCGTGACCGATTTATTGCCCGATGATACTATTTTATTGCCGGAAGATTTAAAGGAGGTTTTAGCTCTACAATTTAATCGCCTATCCACCATAGAAAAACAATTGTTATTTTTGCTGGTAAAGGAAAGTACACCCGTTAATTTGGCAAAATTGCTAGAGAATTCCCCCATACCAGCATTGGATTTACGGAATGCCTTACAATCTCTGTTGCGACGTGGTTTAATTGAAAAAATAGATAATCTTTATATGGTTTACCCGGTGCTGAGGCAGTATATAACCCAGAAACCGGGGTTTTCCCAGAAACCCGGTTTCTAAATCTAATAGGATGCCCCAGACCATTTTTTTTGAGGCGCATAGAGTGACACACGAGGGGTTATACAGAACTTTTCACGGTCCAGTTTGGAGAAGCAAAACATGGGAAACCCCTTCATCCAATCCGGGCTAGGAAGCTAGTCCGCACAAGCTACACCCTGCATAGCTGTGGGTTTTTTGGATTAAAACGGGGTAGAGACAATGGAAAAATAAAAGCCTTTTTCTTGCCAGGTTCGATCGCCAGAGGGACTATCTATCAAAGGATACCCCCAATCTAAGCGGGCGCGTAAGCGATCGCCAAAATCAAGCTGTAAACCGAGTCCTGCCGAAGCTAAGGTATTGGGGTCTGGATTGTCTCCATCTCCACTATTCCAAGCGGTTCCCACATCCACAAAGGGGACGACTTGTACCCCAAACCAATTTTGGCGATACAGTGGGATGCGAAGTTCGGCAGAAGCGATCGCCCCATTATCGGTTAAAAGAGCATCTTGGCGATAACCCCGCACACTTTCTAATCCCCCTAACCCAAATTGTTCCAAGGGTAGCAACGACCCCGATGACAATTGGACATCTCCCCGGACTAACAGGGTTGGGGACCGTTGGGGGTCGCTGGTTTCCGAACCGAGAACCCGCAACCATTGTCCCTGTCCCCGCCAACTCAAAAAGCGACT includes the following:
- a CDS encoding CHAT domain-containing protein yields the protein MKMRHPQDKSLLHVKQGLLLSVGLFWLALPLGAIAQTAEELVEQGRQLYQSGEFSAAAAIWETAANRSGGEGNRLQQAVALSNLSAALQELGEWEEAKAAIAQSLALIERESDSPSSMRVLAQVLNTRGGLEFTLGQTEAAVTTWEQAADAYRQAGEKSGEYRAMINQARALQALGLYRRSLTRLEQLQARLGQETDSDTKVTALLALGNALRLVGDLEQSEEVLWESLQTAQRLQSPGAMSESAIALGNTVRARQNVDSALVLYQQAAANAESADTQVQARLNALSLLVENPLILSDSASEPLIQSWIPQIQAQIEALPPSRMAVYARIKFAQTWLQWHEGKSSLSSVLPEAAKLLGTAVQQAKSIGDRRAESYALGNLGELYERDGQWQQAQILTQQALELAEYINAVDIAYRWQWQLGRVLLAQGDRPGAVIAYSQAVNSLESLRLDLVTTNREVQFSFRDSVEPVYRELVALLLDVSSTPVNRTSSQGVSQENLQKALQAIESLKLAELDNFFRDACVDSNAVELDKQQVDLTAAIVYPIVLGDRLEVIVSLPNQPLQHYSTPLPKEEIEQTLITLRRSLVTRTSRQYRVHANTVYNWLIAPIQDTLANSGIKTLVFVPDGLFRNIPMAALYDGEQFLLEKYSVAVSPGLKLNKPQPLKRQSLKALTAGLTEERFGFAQLPNVAIEVEQINAALSGIVLIDDGFTRDTLQQQLLKTPFPVVHIATHGQFSSSAEDTFILAWDDRINVNELDSLLRVRNRSGTEALELLVLSACQTATGDDRAALGLAGMAVRAGALSTLATLWYIDDAATVPVMIDFYKSLNEGNLTKSEALRQAQLNLLNQVEYQHPIYWAAYVLVGNWL
- a CDS encoding NB-ARC domain-containing protein — protein: MRNLKEILNLADEIVFTQTGQHLDDLQAAILQGTLERKGYKEIAKDFGYSDSSVRNTGAELWRILSEELGEEINKSNFLSTMERLQNSNVFAHNVTAHNVTDSFNICGSAKYSPEIPNFSQFTNQETSNSEPSQTPHQDLSEMPELGAFYNRTSELETLKTWILEQRCHLMTITGISGIGKTTLAVQLVHQIKDEFEYVLWYSLAPSPTFAEFQKQLIQFFSESETVDLSRNNRQTLSLIKYLQKYRCLVVLDDVHHLFSSGELAGKYQPGYEEYRLFFKQVEQLSHQSCLLLIGWEPAVVLPKVSPQKTAIFALQLTGLDMTATEAILRDYGLSEMEKYSALIPHYQGNPLWLQSVALQIQELGESVTDLLPDDTILLPEDLKEVLALQFNRLSTIEKQLLFLLVKESTPVNLAKLLENSPIPALDLRNALQSLLRRGLIEKIDNLYMVYPVLRQYITQKPGFSQKPGF